In a genomic window of Rhododendron vialii isolate Sample 1 chromosome 12a, ASM3025357v1:
- the LOC131312152 gene encoding F-box/kelch-repeat protein SKIP11-like, which translates to MLEDRSCLVSGGYHMRRTCKPESIWTCMNIPVDNGKRPLEIDGEERIGVWKFCKQSDPIEEVDQSSNQCQAVDNSDSDSGSSSLISGMDKDSSIYCLSRCSRADYGSIASLNRTCRSLVQSGELYRLRRKNGMIEHWVYISCNLLEWEAFDPNRRHWMRLPKMPSNDCFVFSDKESLAVGTELLVFGKEVMSNVIYKYSLLTNTWSSGMKMNAPRCLFGSASVGEIAIVAGGCDSRGNALSSAELYNSETGNWQTLPRMHKTRKLCSGVFMEGKFYVIGGVGGSNSKLLTCGEEFNMETGIWTEIPNLSPVRSGEARENEMPATSEAPPLVAVVDDELYAADHACMEVRKYDKERRMWVTVGRLPERAGSMNGWGLAFRACGHRLICIGGPRTAGRGFIEVNAWVPSEGPPEWNLLDRKQSVSFVYNCAVMGC; encoded by the coding sequence ATGTTGGAAGATCGGTCCTGTTTGGTTTCAGGGGGGTACCACATGCGGAGAACTTGCAAACCAGAAAGCATCTGGACTTGCATGAATATCCCTGTAGACAATGGTAAGCGTCCATTAGAGATCGATGGGGAGGAGAGAATTGGTGTATGGAAGTTTTGTAAGCAATCGGATCCTATTGAGGAAGTTGATCAATCGAGCAACCAGTGTCAAGCTGTGGATAATTCCGATTCCGATTCCGGTTCCAGTTCCCTTATTAGTGGCATGGATAAGGATAGCTCGATATACTGCCTGAGTCGGTGTTCTAGGGCTGATTATGGTTCCATTGCATCCTTGAACCGGACCTGCCGCTCCCTAGTTCAAAGTGGCGAGCTTTATAGGCTTAGGAGGAAGAATGGTATGATCGAACACTGGGTTTATATTTCTTGCAACCTCCTTGAATGGGAGGCTTTTGATCCTAATCGCCGCCATTGGATGCGTTTACCCAAGATGCCTTCAAAcgattgttttgttttctctgatAAGGAGTCCTTGGCTGTTGGGACTGAGCTTCTTGTTTTTGGAAAGGAGGTGATGTCTAATGTCATATATAAGTACAGTTTGTTGACCAACACTTGGTCCTCTGGGATGAAGATGAATGCTCCAAGGTGTTTGTTTGGGTCTGCCAGTGTTGGGGAGATTGCTATTGTAGCTGGTGGTTGTGATTCTCGGGGAAATGCTCTAAGCTCCGCCGAGCTTTATAATTCCGAAACTGGGAATTGGCAAACACTTCCGAGAATGCATAAGACGAGGAAGCTGTGTTCAGGGGTTTTTATGGAGGGGAAATTTTATGTGATAGGGGGAGTTGGAGGAAGTAATTCAAAGCTTCTTACATGCGGTGAGGAATTTAATATGGAAACAGGAATATGGACTGAAATCCCTAACCTGTCCCCTGTCCGGAGTGGTGAGGCAAGGGAAAATGAGATGCCTGCTACGTCTGAGGCACCCCCTCTTGTCGCTGTTGTTGATGATGAATTGTATGCAGCTGATCATGCATGTATGGAGGTGAGGAAATATGACAAGGAGAGGAGAATGTGGGTTACAGTGGGTAGATTGCCAGAACGGGCGGGATCTATGAATGGTTGGGGGTTGGCATTCAGGGCATGTGGACACCGGCTTATTTGTATTGGTGGGCCAAGGACTGCAGGCCGAGGATTTATAGAAGTCAATGCTTGGGTTCCAAGTGAAGGCCCTCCTGAGTGGAACTTGCTTGACAGAAAGCAATCTGTTAGCTTTGTCTATAATTGTGCAGTGATGGGTTGCTGA
- the LOC131312151 gene encoding PH, RCC1 and FYVE domains-containing protein 1-like isoform X1: MADFKRSSLAERDIDQAIATLKKGAYLLKYGRRGKPKFCPFRLSTDESRLIWYYGKDEKQLELSHVSRIIPGQRTAIFQRYPRPEKEYQSFSLIYNDRSLDLVCKDKDEAEVWFVGLKALISRGSYRNFSSEAKTDCIAIASLHARRTYPSGSSSDQGGTQQGESLPQSRLGKAFSDIISYTAATKNQAQPEPVISSLSSLSSVATDNSNSRSSAAETFRISLSSAVSSSSHGSGHEDFDALGDVLIWGESIGDGQLGGGVDRVHNSSTTILDALLPKPLESTIALDVHNIACGARHVVLVTKQGQVFSWGEESGGRLGHGVEDDVPHPKPIDALTGMNIELVACGEYHTCAITFSGDLYTWGDGSHNSGLLGHGSEVSHWIPKKVTSPMEDIQVSYISCGTWHTAFITSAGQLFTFGDGTFGVLGHGDHRSTSIPREVENLKGLRTVRVACGVWHTAAVVDVRTTSTSGSTDSSLCGKLFTWGDGDKGRLGHGDKEPRLVPACVPSLVDVSFSQVSCGHNLTIALTSSGQVYAMGSPLADGKMLTCIEGEIAKSSVEQIACGSHHVAVLTSKAEVYTWGKGAKGQLGHGDNEDRSTPTLVDFLKDKQVKSIACGANFTAVICLHKLVSNTDNSVCSSCRNTFNFRRKRHNCYNCGLVFCKSCSSRKSLKASLAPSMNKPYRVCDDCFNKLKKVVESGSVARIHKVKSGNEIGVPRLQGQLSRLSSFDSCNLADIKNTKHSIKVESNDSRVFPLVNGNTQRGSISSSSKSSNSPVASSWNFCLSSVPGSRMVSRAASPVSRKSTPFHSAIPASSPSIGTSEAMLADSKQLNEKLSHEVMNLKAQVEDLTRKSQLLEAELERTSDQLKDATELAADEAEKCNAAKEVIKSLTGQLKEMAEKVPEAHISSKKSVSVARNALGYSSSNSNGNMMSVISPKSESNINSSDTFLSNGTKSQNEKAEWVVQDEPGVYITLSSLPGGHNELRRVRFSRKRFTEEQAEKWWAEHGVEVCERHNIPPL; this comes from the exons ATGGCTGATTTTAAGAGGAGTAGTCTGGCAGAAAGAGACATCGACCAG GCCATTGCAACACTTAAGAAAGGAGCATATTTACTTAAGTATGGGCGCAGAGGGAAGCCGAAGTTTTGTCCATTTCGACTTTCTACT GATGAATCCAGGTTGATATGGTACTATGGGAAAGATGAAAAACAGCTTGAACTAAGTCATGTTTCAAGGATAATTCCTGGACAGCGTACT GCAATATTCCAACGGTATCCCCGACCCGAGAAGGAATATCAGTCCTTCTCTCTCATATACAATGACAGGTCCTTGGATTTG GTATGTAAGGATAAGGATGAAGCCGAGGTTTGGTTTGTCGGTCTTAAGGCATTGATTTCACGAGGCAGTTACCGCAATTTTAGTAGTGAAGCAAAAACTGATTGTATAGCAATAGCCAGTCTACATGCTCGGAGAACTTATCCATCTGGATCATCCTCT GACCAAGGAGGTACTCAACAAGGCGAGAGTCTTCCTCAGAGTAGATTGGGAAAAGCATTCTCAGACATAATTTCATATACTGCAGCTACCAAAAATCAGGCTCAACCTGAACCAGTTATTAGTTCTCTTAGCTCACTTTCATCTGTAGCCACAGATAATTCAAATAGTCGAAGTTCAGCAGCTGAAACATTTCGTATTAGTTTGTCTAGTGCTGTAAGTTCATCAAGCCACGGTTCCGGTCATGAAGATTTTGACGCCTTAGGGGATGTTCTTATTTGGGGAGAAAGCATTGGCGATGGGCAACTGGGTGGTGGTGTCGATAGAGTTCATAATTCATCTACTACCATACTTGATGCCCTTTTGCCTAAACCATTGGAATCCACTATAGCACTTGATGTCCATAATATTGCTTGTGGTGCGAGGCATGTTGTGTTAGTGACAAAGCAAGGGCAAGTATTTAGTTGGGGGGAGGAGTCGGGCGGCAGACTAGGGCATGGAGTAGAGGATGATGTTCCACACCCAAAACCCATTGACGCTCTTACCGGAATGAACATTGAGCTAGTAGCATGCGGAGAATATCACACTTGTGCCATTACGTTTTCAGGGGATCTTTATACATGGGGTGATGGTAGCCACAACTCTGGGTTACTTGGGCATGGAAGTGAAGTCAGTCACTGGATTCCTAAAAAAGTAACTAGCCCCATGGAGGATATACAAGTATCCTATATTTCTTGTGGAACTTGGCACACAGCTTTCATAACATCCGCGGGCCAGCTGTTTACATTTGGAGATGGGACTTTCGGTGTCCTAGGCCATGGAGATCATCGTAGCACAAGTATTCCAAGGGAAGTCGAAAATTTGAAAGGATTACGCACGGTGAGGGTTGCTTGTGGAGTTTGGCATACTGCTGCAGTTGTTGATGTAAGAACTACATCTACTTCGGGCTCCACTGATAGCTCTTTATGTGGAAAGTTGTTCACTTGGGGGGATGGGGATAAAGGCCGACTTGGACATGGTGACAAAGAACCCAGACTAGTTCCAGCATGTGTACCTTCATTGGTTGATGTAAGCTTCTCTCAAGTATCCTGTGGGCACAACCTAACAATTGCACTTACAAGCTCCGGACAAGTTTATGCAATGGGGAGTCCTTTAGCTGATGGAAAGATGCTCACATGCATTGAAGGTGAAATTGCCAAGAGTTCTGTGGAACAAATAGCATGTGGTTCCCATCATGTTGCTGTTTTGACTTCAAAAGCAGAGGTTTATACTTGGGGAAAGGGTGCAAAAGGCCAATTAGGGCATGGAGACAACGAGGACCGGAGTACACCTACActtgttgattttttgaaagataagcAAGTAAAGAGCATAGCATGTGGTGCAAATTTCACTGCTGTTATATGTCTTCATAAGTTAGTATCCAACACTGACAATTCTGTGTGTTCCAGCTGTCGTAATACCTTTAATTTTAGAAGAAAACGTCACAACTGCTACAACTGTGGCCTCGTCTTCTGTAAATCATGCAGCAGCAGGAAGTCATTGAAAGCTTCATTGGCTCCTAGTATGAACAAACCATATCGTGTCTGTGATGATTGCTTTAACAAGCTAAAGAAGGTTGTGGAATCTGGATCCGTTGCTCGTATTCATAAAGTCAAAAGTGGAAATGAGATCGGCGTTCCACGATTGCAAGGACAACTTTCCAGACTCTCATCTTTTGACTCGTGCAACCTGGCTGatataaaaaatactaaacacAGTATAAAAGTTGAATCGAATGATAGCCGTGTGTTCCCCCTTGTGAATGGCAATACACAGAGGGGAagcatttcttcttcttcaaaatcatcaaattcCCCTGTTGCATCTTCATGGAATTTTTGTTTATCCTCTGTTCCTGGTTCTAGAATGGTTTCTCGGGCAGCATCTCCTGTTTCGAGAAAGTCAACTCCATTTCACTCAGCAATTCCTGCATCGTCGCCGTCTATTGGTACATCTGAAGCGATGCTAGCCGATTCGAAGCAATTAAATGAAAAACTAAGCCACGAGGTCATGAATTTGAAGGCACAG GTCGAAGATCTTACGAGAAAATCCCAGCTTCTTGAAGCAGAACTGGAGAGGACATCTGATCAATTGAAGGATGCAACTGAATTAGCAGCCGATGAAGCTGAAAAATGCAATGCTGCGAAGGAAGTTATCAAGTCCCTTACTGGACAG TTGAAGGAGATGGCTGAAAAGGTCCCAGAAGCTCATATCTCcagcaaaaaatcagtttctgTCGCCAGAAATGCGTTGGGCTATTCAAGTTCAAACTCAAATGGCAATATGATGAGTGTTATCTCTCCTAAAAGTGAGTCCAATATCAATTCATCCGATACCTTCTTATCCAATGGAACAAAGTCTCAAAATGAGAAAGCGGAGTGGGTGGTGCAAGATGAACCTGGCGTGTATATAACTCTATCATCATTGCCAGGGGGTCACAATGAACTCAGACGAGTTCGTTTCAG TCGGAAGCGATTCACTGAGGAACAAGCAGAGAAGTGGTGGGCTGAACATGGGGTTGAAGTATGCGAGCGGCACAACATACCACCACTATAG
- the LOC131312151 gene encoding PH, RCC1 and FYVE domains-containing protein 1-like isoform X2, giving the protein MADFKRSSLAERDIDQAIATLKKGAYLLKYGRRGKPKFCPFRLSTDESRLIWYYGKDEKQLELSHVSRIIPGQRTAIFQRYPRPEKEYQSFSLIYNDRSLDLDQGGTQQGESLPQSRLGKAFSDIISYTAATKNQAQPEPVISSLSSLSSVATDNSNSRSSAAETFRISLSSAVSSSSHGSGHEDFDALGDVLIWGESIGDGQLGGGVDRVHNSSTTILDALLPKPLESTIALDVHNIACGARHVVLVTKQGQVFSWGEESGGRLGHGVEDDVPHPKPIDALTGMNIELVACGEYHTCAITFSGDLYTWGDGSHNSGLLGHGSEVSHWIPKKVTSPMEDIQVSYISCGTWHTAFITSAGQLFTFGDGTFGVLGHGDHRSTSIPREVENLKGLRTVRVACGVWHTAAVVDVRTTSTSGSTDSSLCGKLFTWGDGDKGRLGHGDKEPRLVPACVPSLVDVSFSQVSCGHNLTIALTSSGQVYAMGSPLADGKMLTCIEGEIAKSSVEQIACGSHHVAVLTSKAEVYTWGKGAKGQLGHGDNEDRSTPTLVDFLKDKQVKSIACGANFTAVICLHKLVSNTDNSVCSSCRNTFNFRRKRHNCYNCGLVFCKSCSSRKSLKASLAPSMNKPYRVCDDCFNKLKKVVESGSVARIHKVKSGNEIGVPRLQGQLSRLSSFDSCNLADIKNTKHSIKVESNDSRVFPLVNGNTQRGSISSSSKSSNSPVASSWNFCLSSVPGSRMVSRAASPVSRKSTPFHSAIPASSPSIGTSEAMLADSKQLNEKLSHEVMNLKAQVEDLTRKSQLLEAELERTSDQLKDATELAADEAEKCNAAKEVIKSLTGQLKEMAEKVPEAHISSKKSVSVARNALGYSSSNSNGNMMSVISPKSESNINSSDTFLSNGTKSQNEKAEWVVQDEPGVYITLSSLPGGHNELRRVRFSRKRFTEEQAEKWWAEHGVEVCERHNIPPL; this is encoded by the exons ATGGCTGATTTTAAGAGGAGTAGTCTGGCAGAAAGAGACATCGACCAG GCCATTGCAACACTTAAGAAAGGAGCATATTTACTTAAGTATGGGCGCAGAGGGAAGCCGAAGTTTTGTCCATTTCGACTTTCTACT GATGAATCCAGGTTGATATGGTACTATGGGAAAGATGAAAAACAGCTTGAACTAAGTCATGTTTCAAGGATAATTCCTGGACAGCGTACT GCAATATTCCAACGGTATCCCCGACCCGAGAAGGAATATCAGTCCTTCTCTCTCATATACAATGACAGGTCCTTGGATTTG GACCAAGGAGGTACTCAACAAGGCGAGAGTCTTCCTCAGAGTAGATTGGGAAAAGCATTCTCAGACATAATTTCATATACTGCAGCTACCAAAAATCAGGCTCAACCTGAACCAGTTATTAGTTCTCTTAGCTCACTTTCATCTGTAGCCACAGATAATTCAAATAGTCGAAGTTCAGCAGCTGAAACATTTCGTATTAGTTTGTCTAGTGCTGTAAGTTCATCAAGCCACGGTTCCGGTCATGAAGATTTTGACGCCTTAGGGGATGTTCTTATTTGGGGAGAAAGCATTGGCGATGGGCAACTGGGTGGTGGTGTCGATAGAGTTCATAATTCATCTACTACCATACTTGATGCCCTTTTGCCTAAACCATTGGAATCCACTATAGCACTTGATGTCCATAATATTGCTTGTGGTGCGAGGCATGTTGTGTTAGTGACAAAGCAAGGGCAAGTATTTAGTTGGGGGGAGGAGTCGGGCGGCAGACTAGGGCATGGAGTAGAGGATGATGTTCCACACCCAAAACCCATTGACGCTCTTACCGGAATGAACATTGAGCTAGTAGCATGCGGAGAATATCACACTTGTGCCATTACGTTTTCAGGGGATCTTTATACATGGGGTGATGGTAGCCACAACTCTGGGTTACTTGGGCATGGAAGTGAAGTCAGTCACTGGATTCCTAAAAAAGTAACTAGCCCCATGGAGGATATACAAGTATCCTATATTTCTTGTGGAACTTGGCACACAGCTTTCATAACATCCGCGGGCCAGCTGTTTACATTTGGAGATGGGACTTTCGGTGTCCTAGGCCATGGAGATCATCGTAGCACAAGTATTCCAAGGGAAGTCGAAAATTTGAAAGGATTACGCACGGTGAGGGTTGCTTGTGGAGTTTGGCATACTGCTGCAGTTGTTGATGTAAGAACTACATCTACTTCGGGCTCCACTGATAGCTCTTTATGTGGAAAGTTGTTCACTTGGGGGGATGGGGATAAAGGCCGACTTGGACATGGTGACAAAGAACCCAGACTAGTTCCAGCATGTGTACCTTCATTGGTTGATGTAAGCTTCTCTCAAGTATCCTGTGGGCACAACCTAACAATTGCACTTACAAGCTCCGGACAAGTTTATGCAATGGGGAGTCCTTTAGCTGATGGAAAGATGCTCACATGCATTGAAGGTGAAATTGCCAAGAGTTCTGTGGAACAAATAGCATGTGGTTCCCATCATGTTGCTGTTTTGACTTCAAAAGCAGAGGTTTATACTTGGGGAAAGGGTGCAAAAGGCCAATTAGGGCATGGAGACAACGAGGACCGGAGTACACCTACActtgttgattttttgaaagataagcAAGTAAAGAGCATAGCATGTGGTGCAAATTTCACTGCTGTTATATGTCTTCATAAGTTAGTATCCAACACTGACAATTCTGTGTGTTCCAGCTGTCGTAATACCTTTAATTTTAGAAGAAAACGTCACAACTGCTACAACTGTGGCCTCGTCTTCTGTAAATCATGCAGCAGCAGGAAGTCATTGAAAGCTTCATTGGCTCCTAGTATGAACAAACCATATCGTGTCTGTGATGATTGCTTTAACAAGCTAAAGAAGGTTGTGGAATCTGGATCCGTTGCTCGTATTCATAAAGTCAAAAGTGGAAATGAGATCGGCGTTCCACGATTGCAAGGACAACTTTCCAGACTCTCATCTTTTGACTCGTGCAACCTGGCTGatataaaaaatactaaacacAGTATAAAAGTTGAATCGAATGATAGCCGTGTGTTCCCCCTTGTGAATGGCAATACACAGAGGGGAagcatttcttcttcttcaaaatcatcaaattcCCCTGTTGCATCTTCATGGAATTTTTGTTTATCCTCTGTTCCTGGTTCTAGAATGGTTTCTCGGGCAGCATCTCCTGTTTCGAGAAAGTCAACTCCATTTCACTCAGCAATTCCTGCATCGTCGCCGTCTATTGGTACATCTGAAGCGATGCTAGCCGATTCGAAGCAATTAAATGAAAAACTAAGCCACGAGGTCATGAATTTGAAGGCACAG GTCGAAGATCTTACGAGAAAATCCCAGCTTCTTGAAGCAGAACTGGAGAGGACATCTGATCAATTGAAGGATGCAACTGAATTAGCAGCCGATGAAGCTGAAAAATGCAATGCTGCGAAGGAAGTTATCAAGTCCCTTACTGGACAG TTGAAGGAGATGGCTGAAAAGGTCCCAGAAGCTCATATCTCcagcaaaaaatcagtttctgTCGCCAGAAATGCGTTGGGCTATTCAAGTTCAAACTCAAATGGCAATATGATGAGTGTTATCTCTCCTAAAAGTGAGTCCAATATCAATTCATCCGATACCTTCTTATCCAATGGAACAAAGTCTCAAAATGAGAAAGCGGAGTGGGTGGTGCAAGATGAACCTGGCGTGTATATAACTCTATCATCATTGCCAGGGGGTCACAATGAACTCAGACGAGTTCGTTTCAG TCGGAAGCGATTCACTGAGGAACAAGCAGAGAAGTGGTGGGCTGAACATGGGGTTGAAGTATGCGAGCGGCACAACATACCACCACTATAG